The Dioscorea cayenensis subsp. rotundata cultivar TDr96_F1 chromosome 7, TDr96_F1_v2_PseudoChromosome.rev07_lg8_w22 25.fasta, whole genome shotgun sequence genome includes a region encoding these proteins:
- the LOC120265970 gene encoding probable GTP-binding protein OBGC1, chloroplastic, with translation MACASLSLSSFLPLSSSSKPRNPRKPSGRNPNRNFKPKSKFPPLPPAYRSAGGEATTYTRLPPKDSAADAPFLEVRLHDSPSALESRKGLIFHEDVKEEFMGFESYNDDDGDDDDDDDEDGVLTSSFGSESEEEELDLAVEYEGYEDLEEFLEKGGDFKEKGVPAVMRCFDRAKIYVKAGDGGNGVVAFRREKFVPYGGPSGGDGGRGGDVYLEVDGSMNSLLPFRKAVHFRAGRGAHGQGRKQVGAKGEDVVVKVAPGTVVREARKGGVEGEVLLELVKPGQRALLLPGGRGGRGNASFKTGMNKVPKIAENGEEGAEMWLDLELKLVADVGIVGAPNAGKSTLLSAISAAQPTIANYPFTTLLPNLGVVSLDFDATMVVADLPGLLEGAHRGFGLGHEFLRHTERCSVLIHVVDGSGQQPAYEFDAVRLELELFSPELAEKPYLVAYNKMDLPEATENWNAFKQHLESQGIHVFCISAMNRQGTHGVVLASYELLQKQLKARKEVEEYPDLANLNHVADTVRKQRSVSMSDFEIIHESSTNTWHVVGAGIQRFVQMTNWQYSESLRRFQHALEACGVNKSLMKQGVKEGDTVIVGEMEMVWHDADETFGPSRTKKQAVG, from the exons ATGGCGTGCgcttccctctctctctcctccttcctccctctctcctcctcctccaaacctcgaaaccctagaaaaCCATCAGGCCGGAATCCCAATCGTAATTTCAAGCCTAAATCCAAGTTCCCACCCCTGCCGCCTGCCTACCGCTCCGCCGGTGGCGAAGCCACCACCTACACCCGCTTGCCCCCCAAAGACTCCGCCGCTGATGCCCCATTCCTTGAAGTCCGCCTTCATGATTCTCCTTCAGCTCTGGAATCACGGAAAGGTTTGATTTTTCACGAGGACGTGAAGGAGGAGTTTATGGGGTTTGAGTCctataatgatgatgatggtgatgatgatgatgatgatgatgaagatggtgtCTTGACCTCGAGCTTTGGTTCGGAGTCGGAGGAAGAGGAGTTGGATTTGGCGGTTGAGTACGAAGGGTATGAGGATttggaggagtttttggagaaAGGTGGGGATTTTAAGGAGAAGGGAGTGCCTGCAGTGATGCGGTGCTTTGATAGAGCTAAGATTTATGTGAAGGCTGGTGATGGAGGGAATGGAGTGGTGGCGTTCAGAAGGGAGAAATTTGTGCCGTATGGTGGCCCGTCGGGTGGAGATGGAGGGAGAGGAGGAGATGTGTACTTGGAGGTGGATGGGTCTATGAATTCATTGCTGCCTTTTAGGAAAGCAGTGCATTTTAGGGCTGGGAGAGGAGCACATGGGCAAGGGAGGAAGCAAGTGGGGGCCAAAGGAGAGGATGTGGTGGTGAAGGTGGCTCCGGGAACTGTGGTTAGAGAGGCAAGGAAGGGTGGAGTGGAGGGGGAGGTGTTGCTGGAGTTGGTGAAGCCCGGGCAGAGGGCATTGCTGCTGCCTGGTGGGAGAGGTGGCCGGGGGAATGCTTCTTTCAAGACAGGGATGAATAAGGTGCCGAAGATTGCAGAGAATGGCGAAGAAGGCGCTGAAAT GTGGTTGGATTTAGAGTTAAAACTGGTTGCTGATGTTGGAATTGTGGGTGCCCCAAATGCTGGAAAGAGCACCCTTTTAAGTGCTATAAGTGCGGCCCAGCCAACAATAGCAAATTATCCCTTCACGACTTTACTTCCCAATTTGGGGGTGGTTTCATTGGATTTTGATGCCACAATGGTTGTTGCCGATTTACCAGGTTTGCTTGAAGGTGCACATCGAGGCTTTGGTTTAGGTCATGAATTTCTACGGCATACTGAAAGATGTTCTGTCTTG ATACATGTTGTTGATGGTTCGGGACAGCAGCCAGCGTATGAGTTTGATGCTGTTCGCTTAGAGCTGGAGCTATTTAGTCCAGAACTTGCAGAAAAGCCATACTTGGTTGCATATAATAAAATGGATCTACCAGAAGCAACTGAGAATTGGAATGCATTCAAGCAACACCTAGAAAGCCAGGGTATTCATGTGTTTTGCATCAGTGCAATGAACAGGCAAGGAACTCATGGTGTGGTGCTTGCTTCTTATGAACTATTGCagaaacaattaaaagcaagaaAAGAAGTTGAAG AATATCCAGATCTGGCAAACCTGAATCATGTTGCTGATACTGTGAGAAAGCAAAGGAGTGTTTCAATGAGTGACTTTGAAATCATTCACGAAAGCAGTACTAACACATGGCATGTAGTCGGAGCCGGAATACAACGTTTTGTTCAAATGACAAATTGGCA GTATTCAGAATCTTTAAGAAGGTTTCAACATGCCTTGGAAGCCTGTGGAGTTAATAAGTCTCTAATGAAACAAGGTGTCAAAGAAGGCGACACGGTCATTGTGGGCGAG ATGGAGATGGTGTGGCATGACGCAGATGAAACCTTCGGCCCatcaagaacaaaaaaacaggCTGTTGGGTGA
- the LOC120265472 gene encoding xylose isomerase-like isoform X1: MSLKMKLNGFLLSLFLLGVILINVDASAKGSCSANTKSQFGSSSYEWNGEFFPGIPKIKYEGPNSKNPLAYKWYNADEEILGKKMKDWLRFSVAFWHTFRGTGADPFGAPTKAWPWEDGTNSMAMAKRRMRAHFEFITKLGVERWCFHDRDIAPDGKTLAESNANLDEIIELAAELQKGTKILPLWGTAQLFMHPRYMHGAATSSELGAYVYAAAQVKKAMEVTHYLGGENFVFWGGREGYQTLLNTDMKRELDHLARFLQAAVDWKKKIGFNGTLLIEPKPQEPTKHQYDWDAATTLSFLQKYGLSGEFKLNIECNHATLSGHSCHHELETARINGLLGNIDANTGDPQIGWDTDQFLTDIGEATLIMRSVIRNEGLAPGGFNFDAKLRRESTDVTDMFIAHISGMDTLARGLRNAAKLIEDGTLDELIRKRYESFDSEIGSQIEKGKADFATLEKKAMEWGEPSVASGKQELAEMIFQSAL; encoded by the exons ATGAGTCTCAAAATGAAGTTGAATGGATTTCTTCTCTCATTGTTCTTATTGGGTGTGATCCTCATCAATGTG gaTGCATCTGCCAAGGGTTCATGCTCAGCAAACACAAAATCCCAATTTGGTTCAAGTTCATATGAATGGAATGGTGAATTTTTTCCGGGAATTCCCAAAATTAAGTATGAg GGTCCAAATAGCAAGAATCCACTTGCATATAAATGGTATAATGCTGATGAAGAAATTCTTGGAAAGAAAATGAAG GATTGGTTGAGATTTAGTGTTGCATTTTGGCACACTTTCCGAGGAACTGGAGCAGATCCTTTTGGTGCCCCAACAAAAGCTTGGCCATGGGAAGATGGCACAAATTCAATGGCAATGGCTAAAAGGAgaa TGAGAGCTCACTTTGAGTTCATAACCAAACTGGGAGTTGAAAGATGGTGTTTCCATGATAGAGATATTGCTCCAGATGGTAAAACATTGGCA GAATCAAATGCAAACTTAGATGAAATAATCGAGCTCGCTGCTGAACTTCAGAAG GGAACTAAAATCCTGCCATTATGGGGCACTGCTCAGTTGTTCATGCATCCAAGATACATGCATGGAGCTGCTACCAG CTCTGAATTAGGAGCATACGTATATGCTGCGGCTCAAGTCAAGAAAGCCATGGAG GTCACACACTATCTAGGAGGAGAAAATTTCGTCTTTTGGGGTGGGAGAGAAGGTTATCAGACTCTTCTAAATACTGATATGAAAAGAGAGCTTGATCACCTG GCGAGATTTCTTCAAGCAGCTGTTGACTGGAAGAAGAAGATTGGATTCAATG GGACTCTCCTCATAGAACCTAAACCTCAGGAACCTACCAAGCATCA ATATGACTGGGATGCTGCAACCACATTATCTTTCCTACAAAAGTATGGGCTTTCAG gagaattcaaactaaatatTGAGTGCAATCATGCTACTCTGTCTGGTCATAG CTGTCATCATGAGCTTGAAACTGCAAGAATAAATGGTTTGCTTGGTAATATTGATGCAAATACTGGTGATCCTCAGATTG GTTGGGATACAGATCAGTTCCTTACAGACATAGGAGAGGCAACTTTGATCATGCGAAGTGTAATCAGGAAT GAAGGACTTGCACCAGGAGGTTTCAACTTCGATGCTAAGTT GAGAAGAGAGAGTACTGATGTTACGGATATGTTCATTGCTCACATTTCGGGAATGGATACACTTGCACGAGGACTCCGAAATGCTGCCAAACTGATTGAA GATGGTACTCTGGATGAGCTCATTAGAAAGCGCTACGAGAGCTTTGATTCTGAAATTGGGTCTCAGATTGAG AAAGGGAAAGCTGATTTTGCAACATTGGAGAAGAAGGCAATGGAATGGGGAGAGCCATCAGTTGCTTCTGGGAAACAG GAACTTGCAGAGATGATATTCCAATCAGCATTGTAA
- the LOC120265473 gene encoding uncharacterized protein LOC120265473: protein MPFSFLRLPSPTHLSRMFRQLEQDVETVINVLQPGPLGIVEHKYSATEVQAAKDTVHRAVETWRKNAALERSLQVHK from the exons ATGCCCTTCTCTTTTCTCCGTCTTCCATCACCGACACACTTGTCCCGCATGTTTAG ACAGCTTGAGCAAGATGTAGAAACTGTAATTAATGTGCTGCAGCCTGGCCCTTTGGGCATCGTGGAGCACAAGTACTCAGCTACGGAGGTGCAGGCAGCAAAGGACACTGTCCACAGAGCAGTTGAGACTTGGCGTAAAAATGCTGCCCTTGAAAGAAGTCTCCAGGTtcacaagtaa
- the LOC120264474 gene encoding BTB/POZ domain-containing protein At1g03010-like, which produces MGIATVSELKQSVSGKRTFRPSLSTRHTIDWPLSDVSSDLTVEVGTSSFALHKFPLVSRSGKIRKLISEAKDTKATRINLQGIPGGAEAFELSAKFCYGVNIEITLSNVAMIRCAAHYLQMTEEFAEKNLATQAESYLRETVISNILNSITVLQRCEMLLPVAEEINLISRIITAISSNVCKEQLTSGLSRLETNLASKSSTIDRELASDWWGKSLAVLNLDFFQRVLSTMKSKGLKQDTISRILINYAHNSLQSLIVRDMQSWKCSFSDEENQKKQRVIVETIVGLLPTQSRKSPVPIAFLSGLLKTAVMVSASSICKADLERRIGFQLDQAILEDILIPANPQNNGHQTLYDTDTVSRIFSVFLNLDEEDDEGAQLREERDVCYEYDSPRSPKQSVIIKASKLMDSYLAEIALDSNLLPSKFIALAELLPDHARVVNDGLYRAVDIFLKVHPNIKESERYRLCKTIDCQKLSQEACSHAAQNERLPVQMAVQVLYFEQIRLRNAMNGSHDQFFFGSANGQYPQRSSSGVGSGAISPRDNYASVRRENRELKLEVARMRMRLTDLEKDHVSMKQELVRANPANKILRSLTKKLGKLNALFRMRDVKPLNAKATSEARLLFQRRRRHSIS; this is translated from the exons GTTGGAACATCAAGCTTTGCACTTCACAAG TTTCCTTTGGTTTCGCGGAGCGGAAAAATCAGGAAGCTCATTTCTGAAGCAAAAGACACAAAGGCGACACGAATAAATTTGCAAGGAATACCCGGTGGAGCAGAAGCTTTTGAGCTGTCCGCGAAGTTCTGTTACGGTGTAAACATTGAGATCACACTGTCCAATGTCGCAATGATTCGTTGTGCAGCTCATTACCTTCAAATGACCGAAGAATTTGCAGAAAAAAATTTGGCTACTCAAGCAGAAAGTTATCTCAGAGAGACAGTAATCTCAAACATTTTAAATTCGATAACCGTATTGCAAAGATGTGAGATGCTACTTCCGGTAGCCGAAGAAATCAATCTGATTAGCAGAATTATTACTGCAATTTCATCAAATGTCTGCAAAGAACAACTGACTTCAGGTTTATCGAGACTCGAAACAAACTTGGCTTCGAAAAGTAGTACAATTGACAGAGAATTAGCATCTGATTGGTGGGGGAAAAGTTTAGCAGTGCtcaatcttgatttttttcagaGAGTGCTGTCGACGATGAAATCGAAGGGTCTCAAACAGGACACAATCAGTAGGATTTTGATAAATTACGCGCATAATTCTCTGCAAAGTTTGATTGTTAGAGACATGCAATCATGGAAATGTAGCTTTTCCGACgaagaaaatcagaaaaagCAAAGAGTGATTGTGGAAACTATAGTGGGTTTACTGCCGACACAATCAAGAAAAAGCCCGGTGCCGATTGCATTCCTTTCCGGGCTTCTTAAAACTGCTGTAATGGTTTCAGCATCCTCCATTTGTAAAGCAGACTTGGAAAGAAGAATTGGATTTCAACTTGATCAAGCCATTCTTGAAGACATTTTAATCCCGGCAAATCCTCAAAACAATGGCCATCAGACATTGTATGACACAGATACGGTGTCGAGGATATTCTCGGTGTTTCTAAATCTCGATGAGGAAGACGATGAAGGAGCTCAACTGAGGGAAGAAAGAGATGTATGTTATGAGTACGATAGCCCGAGATCGCCGAAACAGAGTGTGATAATAAAGGCGTCGAAACTCATGGACAGTTATCTTGCAGAAATTGCTCTTGATTCAAACTTATTGCCGTCGAAGTTTATTGCTCTTGCAGAGTTACTCCCTGATCATGCCCGCGTAGTGAACGATGGATTATATAGAGCTGTCGACATTTTCCTCAAG GTTCATCCAAACATCAAAGAATCAGAAAGATACAGACTATGCAAAACCATAGACTGCCAAAAGCTCTCACAAGAAGCATGCAGCCACGCGGCGCAGAATGAACGATTACCGGTGCAAATGGCAGTGCAAGTACTCTACTTTGAGCAAATTCGACTGCGAAATGCGATGAATGGAAGTCATGACCAGTTCTTCTTTGGATCAGCAAATGGACAGTATCCTCAGAGATCAAGCAGTGGAGTAGGAAGCGGCGCAATCTCACCGAGAGACAACTATGCGTCGGTTCGAAGAGAAAACAGAGAATTGAAGCTTGAAGTAgcaagaatgagaatgagattAACTGATCTTGAAAAAGATCATGTGTCAATGAAACAAGAACTAGTGAGGGCCAATCCTGCAAACAAGATTCTGAGATCATTGACAAAGAAGCTTGGGAAATTGAATGCATTGTTTAGGATGAGAGATGTGAAGCCATTGAATGCAAAGGCAACATCAGAAGCAAGGCTTTTGTTTCAGAGAAGAAGACGTCACTCGATTTCATGA
- the LOC120265472 gene encoding xylose isomerase-like isoform X2, producing MSLKMKLNGFLLSLFLLGVILINVGSCSANTKSQFGSSSYEWNGEFFPGIPKIKYEGPNSKNPLAYKWYNADEEILGKKMKDWLRFSVAFWHTFRGTGADPFGAPTKAWPWEDGTNSMAMAKRRMRAHFEFITKLGVERWCFHDRDIAPDGKTLAESNANLDEIIELAAELQKGTKILPLWGTAQLFMHPRYMHGAATSSELGAYVYAAAQVKKAMEVTHYLGGENFVFWGGREGYQTLLNTDMKRELDHLARFLQAAVDWKKKIGFNGTLLIEPKPQEPTKHQYDWDAATTLSFLQKYGLSGEFKLNIECNHATLSGHSCHHELETARINGLLGNIDANTGDPQIGWDTDQFLTDIGEATLIMRSVIRNEGLAPGGFNFDAKLRRESTDVTDMFIAHISGMDTLARGLRNAAKLIEDGTLDELIRKRYESFDSEIGSQIEKGKADFATLEKKAMEWGEPSVASGKQELAEMIFQSAL from the exons ATGAGTCTCAAAATGAAGTTGAATGGATTTCTTCTCTCATTGTTCTTATTGGGTGTGATCCTCATCAATGTG GGTTCATGCTCAGCAAACACAAAATCCCAATTTGGTTCAAGTTCATATGAATGGAATGGTGAATTTTTTCCGGGAATTCCCAAAATTAAGTATGAg GGTCCAAATAGCAAGAATCCACTTGCATATAAATGGTATAATGCTGATGAAGAAATTCTTGGAAAGAAAATGAAG GATTGGTTGAGATTTAGTGTTGCATTTTGGCACACTTTCCGAGGAACTGGAGCAGATCCTTTTGGTGCCCCAACAAAAGCTTGGCCATGGGAAGATGGCACAAATTCAATGGCAATGGCTAAAAGGAgaa TGAGAGCTCACTTTGAGTTCATAACCAAACTGGGAGTTGAAAGATGGTGTTTCCATGATAGAGATATTGCTCCAGATGGTAAAACATTGGCA GAATCAAATGCAAACTTAGATGAAATAATCGAGCTCGCTGCTGAACTTCAGAAG GGAACTAAAATCCTGCCATTATGGGGCACTGCTCAGTTGTTCATGCATCCAAGATACATGCATGGAGCTGCTACCAG CTCTGAATTAGGAGCATACGTATATGCTGCGGCTCAAGTCAAGAAAGCCATGGAG GTCACACACTATCTAGGAGGAGAAAATTTCGTCTTTTGGGGTGGGAGAGAAGGTTATCAGACTCTTCTAAATACTGATATGAAAAGAGAGCTTGATCACCTG GCGAGATTTCTTCAAGCAGCTGTTGACTGGAAGAAGAAGATTGGATTCAATG GGACTCTCCTCATAGAACCTAAACCTCAGGAACCTACCAAGCATCA ATATGACTGGGATGCTGCAACCACATTATCTTTCCTACAAAAGTATGGGCTTTCAG gagaattcaaactaaatatTGAGTGCAATCATGCTACTCTGTCTGGTCATAG CTGTCATCATGAGCTTGAAACTGCAAGAATAAATGGTTTGCTTGGTAATATTGATGCAAATACTGGTGATCCTCAGATTG GTTGGGATACAGATCAGTTCCTTACAGACATAGGAGAGGCAACTTTGATCATGCGAAGTGTAATCAGGAAT GAAGGACTTGCACCAGGAGGTTTCAACTTCGATGCTAAGTT GAGAAGAGAGAGTACTGATGTTACGGATATGTTCATTGCTCACATTTCGGGAATGGATACACTTGCACGAGGACTCCGAAATGCTGCCAAACTGATTGAA GATGGTACTCTGGATGAGCTCATTAGAAAGCGCTACGAGAGCTTTGATTCTGAAATTGGGTCTCAGATTGAG AAAGGGAAAGCTGATTTTGCAACATTGGAGAAGAAGGCAATGGAATGGGGAGAGCCATCAGTTGCTTCTGGGAAACAG GAACTTGCAGAGATGATATTCCAATCAGCATTGTAA